Genomic window (Phycisphaeraceae bacterium):
CATGGTGAGTTCCGTGAGGTTCGAGGCGTGATCCGAACAACCGAAAGATCAGTTGGTGCGGGATATCGACTGGAGTTCTGCGAGCGACTCATCAACCAGACGCTGATGGTCAGCGGCTGAGAGTTCCCGCTGCAGGATCTTTCCGGCAATCTTCGTTGCGAGTGTTGACGCCTCGTTGTAAATATCCGCGACAGCGGCACGGCGAGCGGAATCGATGTCGCGACGTGCCTTGTCCTTCATCGCAGCGAGTTCCTGATCGGCCTTTGCCTTCAGTTCAGCTGCGTAGGTTGCCTGCTGAGCACGAGTCTCCTCAAGCATCTGCTTTGCTTCAGCACGAGCTTCAGCGAGCGATTTTTCGTACTCAACGAGTGCTTCCTTGGCCTGGATACGCGCGTTCTCAGCCGCCTTGATCTCATCACGGAACTTGGACTCGCGATCGGAAAGTCCCTTTTCGATCTTTGGCCAGATCTTTGTAGCGAATACGAAGAAGACAACGCCGAACGCGATCAACGCGGTGATCGCGGTCCACATGGCTTCCTTGGGCTTTGCAATTGGGCTGGCGGCTCCATGCTCATCGTGCCCGCTGGCAGCGTGCTCGTCATTGTGACCCGATTCTTCCTGATGCCCTGGTTCGGCATGAGCAGGAGTTGATTCGCCGTGGTTTTCCGGTTGAGCGTGTGTGGTTTCTTCACCGTGCTCGCCCTGTGCGGATGCGACTGGCGTGAGGACCACGCTGAGCGTCATTACGCATACGCATGTGAGGAGAAAACGAATGAGTGGAAGACGTTGTGTTGTCATCGAGGACATGGATTTGTGTCTCCGAACGGTGGGACCGACATTCGAGTATGCGATCCAGCTATGTCATAGCTGTCTCGCGATTCGAGCCAAAGCCGACTCGCCCGTGTCCGGACGAATCGGTACGTTGCACATTGTGGCTGAAAGATCATGCGATCTCAGCCCTCGGCTTCAGAGAGCCGCAAGCAGACCGACGACAACTGCGAACAGCGTCGCACCTTCGACGAGAGCCGCTGTCAGAATCATGTTGGTGACGATGGGGCCTGAGGCTTCCGGCTGGCGGGCGATGGATTCGACCGCACCCTTACCGATCAGACCGATGCCAAGACCACCGCCGATGACAGCGAGGCCGGCACCCATTGCGGCGAGACCCTTGCCAACGCCGTCAAACGCGCCTGCCTGCGCCATGGCTGCGACGGGTGCTGCTGCGATTGTGCCGAAGGCGAGCATAAGAGACTTGGTTGTGATCATGGCTTTCTTTCTTCCTTAAACTCAGAACGAACCGTGAACGTGGGACTGTTGTCTGCCGCGAGGAGAACCCAGGGCCCGGTGGCCGAGCGTTCCCGATTGTCGAAAGCACCAACCCCTCCCCGCGGCGAACGGGCCGATCGGTGCGATTGCTGTTTTACGCCGCGTGCGCGTGCGTGTGATGATCGTCATGTTCGTGATCATGATCGCCGTGATGCGACAACATGGAGATGAACACGGCTGTCAGGAACATGAAAACAAATGCCTGCAGGAAGGCAACAAACAACTCAAGGAAATAGATTGCAATCACACCAATCGCTGAGACGAGTGAGATCGGTGCACCGAGCACATTGCCCTTCTCAAGCAGCATGACAATGCCCGCACCAGCGAACATCAGCAGCGTTGCGACAAGTGTGTGGCCAGCTGTCATGTTGGCGAACAAACGAATGGCGAGCGCCACAGGCTTAATGAAGATACCGGCAACCTCAATGGTCACCATAAGCGGCCATAGAGCAACCGGCGCATCGGCAGTCAGATGCTTGAGATACCCACCAATACCAAGTTCCTTGATACCTGCGATGTTGATCACAAGACCGGCGACAAGAGCCAGAATACCCGTGACGTAGATGCTTTGCGTGGCAGTGCCACCGATCCATGCGGTATGCATGTCGCCACCTGTGAAGTGGTTAAAAAGCATATTGAGGTCAAGCAGCGGTACAAGTCCGAGGAGGTTGTTCATCAGGATAAAGAAGAACAACGCCCAAAGGAACGGCATGAACGTCTTTGTGCGTTCCCCGAGCAGCGGCTTGACCATCTCGTCACGCAGATAGATTGCAATGACCTCGATCATTGATGCAAACGAGTTTTTTGCGAGATACCGGTCGTTGCCTTCGGACTCGGGGCCGGTGCCGATCTTGTTCGCGACATACATCCCGAGCACTATAAGAAGGACAGCTGCGATGACGATGTTCGTCTGATTCGCGGTCCACACCCACCAACCGCCTATCTCAAGCGCCTTGTGGTTAATGATGTGTTCGATTGGGCTTGCTGCCAACGTGAACATGCGAAATGGATCCTTCCGAAACGAACAGCCTCAAATCAGGTTCAATCAGGCAGCCTGCTCATCTGCACGCTGTGTGCTGCCAGATTCCGATCGAAACGAACGAACAGCATCATCTTCGGATGGTGCAGCATCAGTGTGTGTGTATGTGTGTGTCGATGTTGTCGGCTGGCTTGACGATGCGGACATCAACATCACTGTCTCTGCGATCAGCATGCACAAACCGGTGACAAGGAATGATGCCCAGAACGGCACCTTGTCTGGCTCAGCAAGCAAATAAACCGCAAGAGCCAGAGCCACCGATGAGAGCATTCGGCTTGCGCCACCAACCAGACAAATTAACGTGAAAGTTCCATGTGAGGTGGCTTGGGCACGGATACCGGTCAGCAGGGTCAAGCCAATAATTGTGCCAACGACTGATGGTGCGATAGCTGCTAATGCGGAAACAGGATCTGCACTCGGCATGGCACCAAGAATGACACCAGCAGTTGCAAGGGGAACTGCAAATGACAGTCCAACCAGCACAAGCGCAAGCTTCCTGATGTTGACCCGACCCGGGCCAGCATGAGGTGTGGAGGGTTGCTGGTGCGATCCTGCTGTCTGCATAACCTCGACTTTCAGGGTGCGTTCACGGTTTTTGTGGGCTTTGAATCCCGTATCAATGACAAACCGGCCAGCCAGAACGGAGGCTCACCGAAGGGCCACAAGGATAGCGTGCAAGCACCCTGACGGCGAGTTTTTCGTCAGGAAAAGGGTGCGGGTCTGACCAACTCAGCGTGCCGAACCGAGTGCAATCCCAGGGAGCCGTCTCAGCCGACAGACTGCCCAGATAAAGAACGAAATCTGTCGGGCAGATTTCACTCAAGGCTGAAACCACACCTACTGTTTTCAAGAATGAGTGAAACTTCCGCCATCCCAGCATCGCCCAGACAGCGGGCCGGATTCGAGGTGCAAGCCCCTTGCTCGTCGCCGGGAGTGGCACTCTCGGACCGAATCGCAGCAGGGCTGGCCCGTGTTTCAGATCTAATGGAAGCAGAACTCGCCTCGACCAGCCCTGTTGTTGGGACGGTGATTGGTCATCTGGCCCGGTACCGAGGCAAGATGCTCCGCCCGACGCTGGTGCTGACTTTCGCCGAACTAGCGGACGATCGCTCGCAGATATCAGAGGACTCAATCCGTCTGGCTGCGGTGTGCGAGATGGTCCATCTGGCGACGCTGGTCCATGACGATGTGCTCGATGCCGCGCAGACACGCCGCGGTGGTCCATCAATCAACGCTCGCCACGGCAACGAGACTGCGGTGCTGCTCGGTGATCTGCTGTTCTCACGCGCATACGCGCTCTGCGCCCGCGTGCAATCACCCGACAGTGAACGCCCTTATGCGGAACTGATGGGTGATATTGCTGCGACCATGTGCGAGGGGGAACTGCTCCAACTCCATCATCGGAACGATCAGCGTGTGGCGCGCGAAACATACTTTGACATTGTCAACGCCAAGACCGCAGGGTTGATCGGGCTGTCGTGCAGATTCGGCGCGGTGGCAGCAATGCCACACGACAGCGAAACATGCGATCGCGTCGAACGCATCGGCAGGTTGCTTGGTGCAGCGTTCCAGATTCAGGATGACATCCTCGATCTGACCAGCACCGAAGATACACTCGGAAAGCCAACAGGCAAGGACCTTGGCTGTGGCACATTCACATTGCCATTGATCCTCTATCTGCACAGTGCATTAGACCACGATCGCAACGTGTGCAACTCACTCATCGAGCGCATGGCAGACGAACCTTCGGTTGCGCATGCGGCACGAACACAACTCGTGTCTTTGCTCGAATCGTCTGGCGCGATGGCCAGCGCCCGCAATGAAGCGCAGAAGCTCGTCACCGAAGCAGCCGCAGACATCAGCAGATTCCCGGTGTCAGAAGCACGCACAGCATTGCTTGCTATGGCACAGCAGGTGCTGGATCGGGCTAGGTAGCTTCATCCTTGATGCATTCCTCGTTTGGTATGTAGCAAGGTGTTTGACCACAGGCCAATATGTTCAACGTGAAGACGTGGGCTATGCGGTCCGTTTGGAATCGGTTGCTCCTAGTACATACAGATTGACAACAGGCGTGTTTTCCAGTACTTTGCTATGGTTCACTAGGGAGCCACACAAGAGAGCGACTCGAAAGTTGAGAGAGATATGATCTCAAAGCAGCTAGTTATCGTCGCCGCACTCGCGGGCTTCACCACCAGTGTCCACGCGCAGTGGACGGTCACAAACCTACACCCACCGGGCTTGTCAAGCGGGTGGCAATCTGAGGCTTTGGCTATCAGTGGCGGACAGCAGGTAGGATTAGTGTTTGGAGGATCTGGGGTCGGTCGTGCCATTCTGTGGAGCGGCTCGGCTGCCTCGTGGATCGACCTGAGTCCGCCTGGTTCGAGTTGGTCACGGGCTGTTGCTGTGAGCGGTGGACAGCAGGTAGGGTCAGCCACTATTGGGAATACTCGCGCCGGCTTGTGGAACGGCACAGCCGCCTCGTGGGTTGACTTACACCCGACCGCGACGACCGGCACGATAAATGCATACTCCGGGGCGATTGCAACTAGCGGCGGGCAGCAAGTGGGCTTTGTCGCTATTCGGAAGGCGGGGGCTCCAGGCATTTCGGGTGTGCCGCACGCCAGCCTGTGGAGCGGGTCGGCCGAGTCGTGGGTTGATCTGCACCCGGCTGGCGCGGATGCGTCTGCTGCCTATGGCATCAGT
Coding sequences:
- a CDS encoding polyprenyl synthetase family protein — encoded protein: MSETSAIPASPRQRAGFEVQAPCSSPGVALSDRIAAGLARVSDLMEAELASTSPVVGTVIGHLARYRGKMLRPTLVLTFAELADDRSQISEDSIRLAAVCEMVHLATLVHDDVLDAAQTRRGGPSINARHGNETAVLLGDLLFSRAYALCARVQSPDSERPYAELMGDIAATMCEGELLQLHHRNDQRVARETYFDIVNAKTAGLIGLSCRFGAVAAMPHDSETCDRVERIGRLLGAAFQIQDDILDLTSTEDTLGKPTGKDLGCGTFTLPLILYLHSALDHDRNVCNSLIERMADEPSVAHAARTQLVSLLESSGAMASARNEAQKLVTEAAADISRFPVSEARTALLAMAQQVLDRAR
- the atpE gene encoding ATP synthase F0 subunit C — translated: MLAFGTIAAAPVAAMAQAGAFDGVGKGLAAMGAGLAVIGGGLGIGLIGKGAVESIARQPEASGPIVTNMILTAALVEGATLFAVVVGLLAAL
- the atpF gene encoding F0F1 ATP synthase subunit B, producing MSSMTTQRLPLIRFLLTCVCVMTLSVVLTPVASAQGEHGEETTHAQPENHGESTPAHAEPGHQEESGHNDEHAASGHDEHGAASPIAKPKEAMWTAITALIAFGVVFFVFATKIWPKIEKGLSDRESKFRDEIKAAENARIQAKEALVEYEKSLAEARAEAKQMLEETRAQQATYAAELKAKADQELAAMKDKARRDIDSARRAAVADIYNEASTLATKIAGKILQRELSAADHQRLVDESLAELQSISRTN
- the atpB gene encoding F0F1 ATP synthase subunit A — translated: MFTLAASPIEHIINHKALEIGGWWVWTANQTNIVIAAVLLIVLGMYVANKIGTGPESEGNDRYLAKNSFASMIEVIAIYLRDEMVKPLLGERTKTFMPFLWALFFFILMNNLLGLVPLLDLNMLFNHFTGGDMHTAWIGGTATQSIYVTGILALVAGLVINIAGIKELGIGGYLKHLTADAPVALWPLMVTIEVAGIFIKPVALAIRLFANMTAGHTLVATLLMFAGAGIVMLLEKGNVLGAPISLVSAIGVIAIYFLELFVAFLQAFVFMFLTAVFISMLSHHGDHDHEHDDHHTHAHAA